gctgggattctcctggcaagaacactggagtgggttgccatttccttctccaatgcatgaaagtgaaaagtgaaagtgaagttgctcagtcgagttgGACTCCtagcaacccgatggactgcagcccaccaggctcctccgtccatgggattttccaggcaagagcactggagtggggtgccattgctctaAATCTCCAGTAATGTCCCATCTCACTCAGAGTGAAATggtgaaagaaaaaacagaccACAACCAGAGGGTCTCTTTCCCAGTCcataccccaccccccaccattcCTGCTCTGCTGGAATTTCCAGCTCTGGTCACTTCCTtccacaccaaacccactgacaccATTCCACCCACACGAGCAcattcccacctcagggccttgaCTTGGTGTTAcccctgcctggaatgctcttcccccaAATACCTTCACCTTTGGGTCTGCTCAAAAGTCACTCATCAGAAGGACTTccatggtgatccagtggttaaaactccacacttccattgcaggggcgcGGGTCCCACCCCAGGTCAGGAAACTgggatcccacacactgcaaggTATGAccaaaaaagtaggaaaaaaaagtcacttatCAGAGAGGCCCTCCCTGAAAACTCCTGTCTGGCATAGCACTGCTTTCTTCCCCCTCCTTTGACTGCATCCCATCAGGTATGATTTGTTTATTGTCTTACTTTGCCCACTGGAACGACAGCGCCATCCAAGTGGGAACCGTATCAGTCTTGGTGACAGCTGCATTACCAGTGCCCAACATGGCACCTGGCACTTTCTGGGTGCTTGCTAAACACCTGCTGAGTGGATGAATGACTGAAGCCTCAGGGTTACTTTTCCTTATTTCCTCTTGGCTTTCCTGCTTGTTATTTGTCTTCCGTGGGTCGGTGGCTTGCGTCTGCGGCAGGACCTCCGGCAGGAACCCTTGCCTCAGTGACCGGGGCCTCCGTCCCCCCAGGCCTGGGGGCCGTGATGTGCCTGCATTCTCACTGCCTGTCCCTCTTCGTTTTCTTCTGTCCTCACTCCCCAGAACCTCAGTGTTAGTGGAACCCCACGATGCCCCCCGGGCACAGTGAGCCCCAGGGCTGGTGTGGGAAGAATGATCCTGCAGTGGGCTCTCATTCCCCATGGTCGCCATTCTGTAGACCGTTGTGTGCCAGGGGCTGCTGTGAGTTGTGAGCCTTTGCCTTGAAAATTGTTCTCAGCTGCTATTGTGAGCGAGCACTAGAGACTTGTGCAGTAATCACCCACCTGGCTACCTCCCAGGCTACCGGAGCCTCCCAGGAGCTGCCCCCGTGATGGAGGAGGAAAGCTGGGAAGGACGATGCCCCCACCTCCAGACCGGGTCACCCCAGTTTGTGGCCAGCGACCAGATCCTTTGTAAGGAGACTGTCCCAAGTTTCTCCAGGGCCTTCAGGGCACAATCCCCATAGAAATGAATTATGAAAGGTGTATGTTCTAGAAAAGCCAGCCTTGCTTATAAAGAATGCCTTCCTCTTCTGTGGGTAAAGGGGAGGAGAAGTCAGAATTCTGGCTCGGGTGTCCTTTGGAACTCAGTATTATACTCGTGTTATTAGTTGCCTATTAAACAcatgctctgtgccaggcagtcTTCAAGGAACTCACCCACATGATCTTTTAGCAGCTGTGTGAGTTAAGCTGATGTTCCCATTTTACGGGCAAGGAAACACGCTAGAGAAGTGATTGGGTCTGCTGTGTGTCGCACGCCAGAAAGTGCCAGAGAATTGAGATTCCAGGCTGTACTGGGGATCCCAAGAGGGCCCCCAAGTtgcctttttaataaaaattacacAGAGAAAAGCAGCCAAACACCTTCCACTACTCCTCAAGAATCCAAGGCTGCTGTAGCCTTGAGAGGGACTTTGCAGTCCAGAAGTGGCTTTTGGAGGAAGCCTCTAGaagtggcttccctagtggctcagctggtaaagaatccacctgcaatatgggagacctgggttcaatccctgggttgggaaaattccctggagaagggaacagttacccactccatattctggcctggcgaattccatggactgtatagtccatggggtcccaaagagtccagcacgactgagcgactttcacactctTTCTAGATGTGGAGGGTTTTGATGGGGACAGAAAAGTCAGTTGGCCCCACGCTGGCTGTCGTGACAAGCTCACTGGTTTGGCCTGTCTGCGAGTGAAACGGCTCTGAACAGTGCTTCACTGGACGGACCCAGACACACTAACCCTTGCTCttgctcatctgtgaagtgggcagAGTGAGTTTGCTGTAGCAGTCTTGAGCAGTTTGGAGTGACTGAAACTTGCAATTACAGGTCAAATTAAGATGGAATTTAAAAACAACATGATTAAAGACAAATCGGGGCCACAGTGTCGCCAGGGGGCCTAACCCTCCTGTTTGTCTCTTCCCGCAGAGTCCAGCCCGCCGGCGCGTCTCCTGGCCACCCGGCCTTGCTGCGGCCCCGGCCCGGAGCGGCGCCCGGTGCTGGGCGAAGCGCCGCGCTTCCACGCACAGGCCAAGGGCAAGAACGTGCGGCTAGACGGCCACTCGCGCCGAGCCACGCGACGCAACAGCTTCTGCAACGGGGTCACGTTCACGCAGCGGCCCATCCGGCTGTACGAGCAGGTGCGGCTGCGCCTGGTGGCCGTGCGCCCGGGCTGGAGCGGGGCGCTGCGCTTTGGCTTCACGGCACACGACCCGTCGCTCATGAGTGCCCAGGACATCCCCAAGTACGCCTGTCCCGACCTGGTCACGCGGCCTGGCTACTGGGCCAAGGCGCTGCCAGAGAACCTGGCGCTGCGCGACACGGTGCTGGCCTACTGGGCGGACCGCCACGGCCGCGTCTTCTACAGCGTCAACGACGGCGAGCCCGTGCTCTTCCACTGCGGCGTGGCGGTGGGCGGCCCGCTCTGGGCGCTCATCGACGTCTACGGCATCACCGATGAGGTGCAGCTCCTCGGTAGGTCGTGGTCCCCAC
The sequence above is a segment of the Bos taurus isolate L1 Dominette 01449 registration number 42190680 breed Hereford chromosome 20, ARS-UCD2.0, whole genome shotgun sequence genome. Coding sequences within it:
- the NEURL1B gene encoding E3 ubiquitin-protein ligase NEURL1B isoform X2 codes for the protein MGNTVHRTLPESSPPARLLATRPCCGPGPERRPVLGEAPRFHAQAKGKNVRLDGHSRRATRRNSFCNGVTFTQRPIRLYEQVRLRLVAVRPGWSGALRFGFTAHDPSLMSAQDIPKYACPDLVTRPGYWAKALPENLALRDTVLAYWADRHGRVFYSVNDGEPVLFHCGVAVGGPLWALIDVYGITDEVQLLGTLQSSPATTSPSGSLSGSQDDSDSDMAFSVNQSSSASESSLVTAPSSPLSPPVSPVSSPPELVGSKSSECTVCFDGEVDTVIYTCGHMCLCHGCGLRLKRQARACCPICRRPIKDVIKTYRP